From Helicoverpa armigera isolate CAAS_96S chromosome 19, ASM3070526v1, whole genome shotgun sequence, one genomic window encodes:
- the LOC126054751 gene encoding uncharacterized protein LOC126054751 isoform X2 has protein sequence MQHLSAAFLIISLVIVVNQGNGVTAQDDSLDEPLAIESKNRAVTIIHSPKYVAEPQPNNQSLTKPDLSTHKPEQRPPSKPPNIPDKLVKQNHVVDVPRPHLGQIQKLPPPRLYPKQPVKLHHSPNSIYKFPRVIPLPPHHRTYYFKPSRPLVYAASTGRPIVANSPKFSLPVQVINGIRSDIVKPPKFFNTTSTTTTTTEATTVTTTQKVLRTKRIWPKRELDKNSTLHNTTLTKDNTTLTKTNTTDEQDRDTSASFTHRTRFAYRNTTTVTTTATPVTASTPRVYRPVTRKLKVKTTTNLPPINFTQIEPNDWVPILPSHYPQLKRPSPTSIIKRSDYISAIPAMPQMGSGDARRRTTCTGT, from the exons ATGCAACACTTATCG gcGGCATTCCTGATCATTTCGTTAGTGATCGTCGTCAATCAAGGAAATGGCGTGACGGCACAAGATGACAGCTTGGACGAGCCACTCGCTATAGAGTCGAAGAATAGAGCTGTTACTATAATTCATAGTCCAAAGTACGTAGCTGAACCTCAACCCAATAATCAGTCACTGACGAAACCTGACTTGTCTACTCACAAACCTGAACAACGACCGCCAAGTAAACCGCCTAACATTCCTGATAAACTAGTGAAACAAAACCACGTAGTCGATGTTCCTCGACCTCATCTTGGGCAGATACAAAAACTGCCGCCGCCACGCCTCTATCCCAAACAACCTGTGAAGCTGCATCATTCACCAAACTCTATTTACAAGTTTCCTAGAGTGATCCCGCTACCACCACACCATAGGACATACTACTTCAAGCCTTCCAGGCCTCTAGTGTATGCTGCGTCAACTGGCCGACCTATTGTTGCAAACAGCCCTAAGTTCAGCTTGCCCGTTCAAGTGATCAATGGCATCCGATCAGATATTGTCAAGCCGCCGAAATTTTTCAATACGACTTCAACAACGACTACAACCACTGAAGCCACAACCGTTACTACTACCCAAAAAGTATTACGGACGAAAAGAATATGGCCCAAACGTGAACTAGACAAGAACTCGACTTTACACAACACGACATTGACAAAAGACAACACGActctaacaaaaacaaacactaCTGACGAACAAGATCGTGACACCTCTGCGAGCTTTACCCACAGAACTAGATTTGCGTACAGAAACACAACGACTGTGACGACGACTGCCACACCAGTCACGGCCTCGACGCCGCGGGTGTACCGCCCAGTTACCAgaaagttaaaagttaaaaccACCACGAATCTACCACCGATTAATTTCACTCAAATCGAACCTAATGACTGGGTGCCGATATTGCCCTCACATTATCCACAACTCAAGAGGCCCTCGCCGACATCAATCATTAAACGCTCGGATTATATATCTGCCATTCCCGCCATGCCTCAAA TGGGAAGCGGGGACGCTCGCCGACGCACTACATGTACGGGGACCTAG
- the LOC110381775 gene encoding UPF0587 protein GA18326, which yields MVKIALQIKATLESIDKLYTNHPYYQWFLKLKCGSCGEVTEKFHDLTEAEKIPQKHNRSETNLLIKCKLCSRENSIDVVEGSNGQFRSSDEGKFKTLVIFDCRGVEPVDFEPKSGWIAVGEDDGKTFEDVDLTEKEWADYDDKNQNSVGVYELEWQFVKVK from the exons ATGGTTAAAATCGCTCTGCAAATCAAAGCAACCTTAGAATCCATCGACAAGCTATACACAaac CACCCGTACTACCAATGGTTCCTAAAACTTAAGTGTGGGAGTTGCGGCGAAGTGACAGAAAAGTTCCACGATCTCACCGAAGCTGAAAAAATACCACAAAAGCACAATAGGTCGGAAACTAACTTGTTGATAAAGTGCAAATTATGTTCCAGAGAGAACAGCATAGACGTTGTCGAAGGCAGCAATG GCCAATTTAGAAGTAGTGATGAGGGCAAGTTCAAAACATTAGTTATTTTCGACTGCAGAGGTGTGGAGCCTGTTGACTTTGAACCTAAATCTGGATGGATAGCTGTTGGTGAAGATGATG GAAAAACATTTGAAGATGTAGACTTAACTGAAAAGGAATGGGCGGATTATGATGACAAAAATCAGAACTCAGTTGGAGTTTATGAATTGGAATGGCAGTTTGTTAAAGTGAAGTAA
- the LOC126054751 gene encoding skin secretory protein xP2 isoform X1 has protein sequence MQHLSAAFLIISLVIVVNQGNGVTAQDDSLDEPLAIESKNRAVTIIHSPNGKRGRSPTHYMYGDLESDGSHSRPRVVTKIKHHHHHHHHRYIKTVEKPVKVPYKVEVPKPYPVQVEKKVPVPVEKIKVVEKPVPYPVTVEKKIPYPIGIKVPHPVPVKVVEKEYVPKPYPIVHRVPVVKHVEVKVPVPVHVEKKVPYPVEVKVPVPVDRPVPVPVQVEKRVPYPVPVKVLVPQPYPVETKVPYPVQVKVKEPYEVIKHVPIRVPYPQPYAVKVPHPVPVPYEKKVPYPVEVEKKVPVPVEVLVPQRVEVEKRVPVYVPKPYPVEKRVPYPVKVPYPVKVKVPVKVPVKVPVEVPVYIHPYQVFTDDQYVSNYVENSVTQNTPIISSTPHHTVTVHGNTGFNGFQSRSDTPETTTSTTPIS, from the exons ATGCAACACTTATCG gcGGCATTCCTGATCATTTCGTTAGTGATCGTCGTCAATCAAGGAAATGGCGTGACGGCACAAGATGACAGCTTGGACGAGCCACTCGCTATAGAGTCGAAGAATAGAGCTGTTACTATAATTCATAGTCCAAA TGGGAAGCGGGGACGCTCGCCGACGCACTACATGTACGGGGACCTAGAGAGCGATGGCAGCCACAGTCGTCCACGAGTCGTCACCAAAATCAAACATCACCatcaccaccaccaccacaGATACATAAAAACCGTTGAGAAACCTGTCAAGGTACCATACAAAGTCGAGGTTCCTAAGCCATACCCAGTGCAAGTGGAGAAGAAAGTTCCAGTACCAGTGGAGAAGATTAAAGTAGTGGAAAAGCCAGTGCCTTACCCAGTAACCGTCGAGAAAAAAATTCCTTATCCCATAGGTATCAAAGTACCGCATCCTGTGCCAGTGAAAGTAGTGGAAAAGGAGTACGTACCAAAACCTTATCCCATAGTTCACCGGGTGCCCGTAGTGAAGCACGTGGAAGTGAAAGTGCCGGTACCCGTTCACGTGGAGAAGAAAGTACCGTACCCGGTAGAAGTCAAAGTGCCAGTACCAGTGGACCGACCCGTCCCTGTGCCCGTACAAGTAGAGAAAAGGGTCCCCTACCCGGTACCTGTGAAAGTGCTCGTCCCACAACCGTATCCGGTCGAAACCAAAGTGCCTTATCCAGTCCAGGTTAAAGTTAAAGAACCATACGAAGTGATAAAACACGTTCCGATAAGGGTCCCGTATCCCCAACCTTATGCTGTCAAAGTACCGCATCCGGTTCCGGTGCCCTACGAGAAAAAAGTGCCTTATCCAGTCGAAGTGGAAAAGAAAGTCCCAGTCCCAGTCGAAGTGCTTGTTCCACAGAGAGTAGAAGTGGAAAAACGTGTGCCCGTTTACGTGCCCAAACCTTACCCGGTTGAAAAGAGAGTTCCCTATCCGGTCAAAGTGCCTTACCCTGTGAAAGTCAAGGTACCAGTGAAGGTGCCTGTGAAAGTCCCTGTGGAAGTGCCGGTGTACATTCATCCTTACCAAGTGTTCACCGATGATCAGTACGTCTCTAATTATGTGGAGAATTCTGTGACACAGAATACGCCTATAATTTCAAGTACGCCTCATCACACGGTGACTGTGCACGGGAACACGGGCTTCAATGGCTTCCAGTCTCGATCTGATACACCTGAAACAACGACATCGACCACACCAATTAGTTAG
- the LOC126054751 gene encoding skin secretory protein xP2 isoform X3, with amino-acid sequence MYGDLESDGSHSRPRVVTKIKHHHHHHHHRYIKTVEKPVKVPYKVEVPKPYPVQVEKKVPVPVEKIKVVEKPVPYPVTVEKKIPYPIGIKVPHPVPVKVVEKEYVPKPYPIVHRVPVVKHVEVKVPVPVHVEKKVPYPVEVKVPVPVDRPVPVPVQVEKRVPYPVPVKVLVPQPYPVETKVPYPVQVKVKEPYEVIKHVPIRVPYPQPYAVKVPHPVPVPYEKKVPYPVEVEKKVPVPVEVLVPQRVEVEKRVPVYVPKPYPVEKRVPYPVKVPYPVKVKVPVKVPVKVPVEVPVYIHPYQVFTDDQYVSNYVENSVTQNTPIISSTPHHTVTVHGNTGFNGFQSRSDTPETTTSTTPIS; translated from the coding sequence ATGTACGGGGACCTAGAGAGCGATGGCAGCCACAGTCGTCCACGAGTCGTCACCAAAATCAAACATCACCatcaccaccaccaccacaGATACATAAAAACCGTTGAGAAACCTGTCAAGGTACCATACAAAGTCGAGGTTCCTAAGCCATACCCAGTGCAAGTGGAGAAGAAAGTTCCAGTACCAGTGGAGAAGATTAAAGTAGTGGAAAAGCCAGTGCCTTACCCAGTAACCGTCGAGAAAAAAATTCCTTATCCCATAGGTATCAAAGTACCGCATCCTGTGCCAGTGAAAGTAGTGGAAAAGGAGTACGTACCAAAACCTTATCCCATAGTTCACCGGGTGCCCGTAGTGAAGCACGTGGAAGTGAAAGTGCCGGTACCCGTTCACGTGGAGAAGAAAGTACCGTACCCGGTAGAAGTCAAAGTGCCAGTACCAGTGGACCGACCCGTCCCTGTGCCCGTACAAGTAGAGAAAAGGGTCCCCTACCCGGTACCTGTGAAAGTGCTCGTCCCACAACCGTATCCGGTCGAAACCAAAGTGCCTTATCCAGTCCAGGTTAAAGTTAAAGAACCATACGAAGTGATAAAACACGTTCCGATAAGGGTCCCGTATCCCCAACCTTATGCTGTCAAAGTACCGCATCCGGTTCCGGTGCCCTACGAGAAAAAAGTGCCTTATCCAGTCGAAGTGGAAAAGAAAGTCCCAGTCCCAGTCGAAGTGCTTGTTCCACAGAGAGTAGAAGTGGAAAAACGTGTGCCCGTTTACGTGCCCAAACCTTACCCGGTTGAAAAGAGAGTTCCCTATCCGGTCAAAGTGCCTTACCCTGTGAAAGTCAAGGTACCAGTGAAGGTGCCTGTGAAAGTCCCTGTGGAAGTGCCGGTGTACATTCATCCTTACCAAGTGTTCACCGATGATCAGTACGTCTCTAATTATGTGGAGAATTCTGTGACACAGAATACGCCTATAATTTCAAGTACGCCTCATCACACGGTGACTGTGCACGGGAACACGGGCTTCAATGGCTTCCAGTCTCGATCTGATACACCTGAAACAACGACATCGACCACACCAATTAGTTAG
- the LOC110381776 gene encoding centromere/kinetochore protein zw10 homolog, with protein MSLLSAVLQEAERVNTQELKKTRDQVLPLVKDLTERVQLLSWALQQNIIDTYVNFTITKSLEQLNYNNRKAKIISDHSKCIEDIKLLQDRFEENDEDFANHCAKLSKSFEILKDLSTIVEGKRILEKANHEFGRYNYSEAMLAVKKLKMELNNLKFEGNMAKALANITAQAENQLALYTAQLSLEWEDLFKWSETKGLKFLSYSFTVQQSDPILFQKILKTLYVTDRMHAELGLFSHFFINNLLHNVIRHNCDMCTEDPSGSLVFNIKITLNDPSKPNYQTIFNNLMIIFEFLQSTLGSQFEGEKTFIEIFAETIRQKFFNKIIEDCIRMNLPSCDSSYRNYKNIVIELEAFNKFLIDLKFVKADVSPLNKYIDDTECVLYNKKCDKLLSDVRILLKESLSYGTIVVGSVPNNENDSTLDVTDNNAVWDITKPLFLPKCVISQNVKAIMTLITEHLEESAKLPEKYSRQLVSYIKDIAVMYQSLVPKKFKINLECCPAEIALFFNNCFYLAHGLLGPPWCNSLPKTLADQLNLVLLESIQDLRVLGLEKMSLYLQSQRSSIMQSIEAKGTAWSLESYEQFDCAINKALSLMKDLKSCWYNVLPTRMYEMSICALVQALCQSVLERVMSDCKPVSEELVYMLAMRAESTVAGVYTLFEEPIEFETKINIWSKFTKLPLLLKAQLLEISDLWNNDRDQFKSYTCEEVRQIVKMRFPDDKYRLKILKEIQ; from the exons ATGAGTTTATTAAGTGCTGTTCTTCAAGAAGCTGAAAGAGTGAACACACAAGAGCTGAAGAAAACTCGAGATCAAGTATTGCCTCTTGTAAAAGACTTAACTGAGCGCGTGCAATTATTGTCTTGGGCTTTGCAACAAAATATTATCGATACTTACGTGAATTTTACCATCACGAAGAGCTTAGAACAACTAAACTATAATAACCGTAAGGCCAAAATCATTTCTGATCATTCCAAATGCATTGAGGACATCAAATTGTTGCAAGACAGATTTGAAGAGAATGATGAAGATTTCGCAAATCACTGTGCAAAACTGAGTAAATCGTTTGAAATTCTGAAAGATTTAAGCACCATTGTTGAAGGCAAAAGGATTTTAGAGAAAGCAAATCATGAATTTGGGAGATATAATTACAGTGAAGCAATGCTAGCAGTGAAAAAGTTGAAAATGGAACTAAACAATTTAAAGTTCGAAGGTAACATGGCGAAGGCTTTAGCTAATATAACTGCACAGGCTGAGAACCAACTAGCCTTATACACAGCTCAGCTGAGTTTGGAGTGGGAAGATCTTTTTAAATGGTCGGAGACAAAAGGTCTTAAATTCTTATCATACTCCTTTACTGTACAGCAAAGTGACCCAATCCtctttcagaaaatattaaaaacattgtatgtCACTGACAGGATGCATGCGGAACTTGGCCTCTTTTCACACTTCTTCATCAACAATCTACTGCACAATGTAATCAGACATAATTGTGATATGTGCACAGAAGATCCTTCTGGTTCTcttgtatttaatataaaaattactctAAATGACCCTAGTAAACCAAATTATCAAACCATTTTCAACaatttaatgataatatttgaATTCCTACAATCAACATTAGGCTCACAGTTTGAAGGTGAGAAGACTTTCATAGAAATCTTTGCTGAAACAATTCGTCAAAAGttctttaacaaaataattgaagaCTGCATCAGAATGAATCTGCCTTCCTGTGACAGCAGTTACcgcaattataaaaatatagttattgAGTTGGAGGCATTCAACAagtttttgattgatttgaaaTTTGTGAAAGCTGATGTATcaccattaaataaatacattgatgATACCGAATGTGTGTTGTAcaacaaaaaatgtgataaattacTATCTGATGTCCGAATCTTGTTAAAAGAAAGTCTTTCGTATGGCACCATTGTGGTAGGTTCAGTTCCGAATAATGAAAATGATTCTACATTAGATGTTACTGATAACAATGCAGTCTGGGATATCACCAAGCCTCTGTTTCTCCCAAAATGTGTGATATCTCAAAATGTCAAGGCAATCATGACATTGATTACGGAACACTTAGAGGAGAGTGCAAAATTGCCAGAGAAATATAGTAGACAGCTGGTCAGTTACATAAAAGACATAGCAGTTATGTACCAGAGTTTGGTTCCTAAGaagttcaaaattaatttggaGTGCTGCCCTGCTGAAATTG cacTATTCTTCAACAACTGTTTCTACTTAGCCCACGGTTTACTTGGACCTCCATGGTGCAACAGCTTACCCAAAACCTTGGCTGATCAACTGAACCTGGTGCTGCTGGAGAGCATACAGGACTTGAGGGTTTTGGGGCTGGAGAAGATGTCCCTGTATTTACAAAGCCAAAGGAGTAGCATCATGCAGAGCATTGAAGCTAAAG GAACAGCTTGGAGTCTAGAGTCTTACGAGCAATTTGACTGTGCAATCAACAAAGCGCTCAGCCTTATGAAGGACCTGAAGTCCTGCTGGTACAATGTACTGCCTACACGAATGTACGAGATGTCCATTTGTGCACTAGTGCAGGCACTATGCCAGTCTGTTCTAGAAAGAGTCATGTCGGACTGTAAGCCAGTCAGCGAAGAGTTGGTGTATATGTTAGCGATGAGAGCTGAGTCCACTGTGGCTGGTGTTTATACACTTTTTGAG GAGCCCATAGAAttcgaaacaaaaataaacatttggtCGAAGTTTACAAAATTGCCGCTTCTACTAAAAGCCCAACTGTTGGAGATATCAGACTTGTGGAACAACGACCGGGACCAGTTCAAGAGCTACACTTGTGAGGAAGTCAGGCAAATTGTCAAAATGAGATTCCCTGATGATAAATATAGGCTTAAGATATTGAAAGAAATACAGtga